Proteins from one Thermococcus celericrescens genomic window:
- a CDS encoding RNA-guided endonuclease InsQ/TnpB family protein has translation MKRSVTIKLQPSKTQEKILFELAQATAVIWNKLNYQRLKQFKEFGKIDFNGTEKKAYHEFKNWTGGSTVQQLARKNAESWRSFFILNKKKKSGELPEWFKPKPPGFVREENGKKIFIIPIRNDQYRIDGNVIELRRLGKFGRLRIQFKGRIYLKGKQGRLEITYDAVKRKWYAHVSFTVEEKLINGKWVKIPRQPLGNLSAGIDLGVNNLMAVYVENGESFLVNGRPLKSIAFYWRRRIADYQSKLNKSGAKKSKKLKRMHEKAKLQAKHYINTAVRQTVERLYCLGVSRIIVGYPKGIARNSDNGKKQNFLLSHVWRFNTVIKRLMEVAEEYGIQVLLVNEAFTSQFCPLCGQRHPNGRIFRGLFKCRGEGVVLNADLVGAFNILRKVVKTITPRLPGLTGGRGNWGKTLPEGFSEPPSKGVMRITPQTSSPLVWGFLDGNPVL, from the coding sequence ATGAAACGCTCAGTAACCATCAAACTCCAGCCGAGCAAAACCCAAGAGAAAATCCTCTTCGAGTTAGCTCAAGCCACCGCAGTAATCTGGAACAAACTCAACTACCAGCGTTTAAAACAATTCAAAGAATTCGGCAAGATTGATTTTAATGGAACAGAAAAGAAAGCTTATCACGAGTTCAAAAACTGGACTGGTGGTTCGACAGTCCAACAATTAGCCAGAAAAAACGCTGAAAGCTGGAGGAGCTTCTTCATACTCAACAAGAAGAAAAAGAGTGGAGAATTACCAGAATGGTTCAAGCCCAAACCGCCCGGCTTTGTTAGAGAAGAAAACGGTAAGAAAATTTTCATAATCCCCATCAGAAACGACCAGTACAGGATTGACGGGAATGTTATTGAACTGCGAAGACTTGGAAAGTTTGGGAGATTAAGAATTCAATTCAAGGGGAGAATTTACCTCAAGGGCAAGCAGGGGCGCTTAGAGATAACTTATGACGCCGTTAAACGCAAGTGGTATGCCCACGTTAGCTTCACCGTCGAGGAGAAACTAATCAACGGCAAGTGGGTGAAAATTCCAAGGCAACCATTGGGAAACCTTTCAGCGGGAATTGATTTAGGAGTGAATAATTTAATGGCCGTTTACGTTGAGAACGGCGAAAGCTTCCTCGTGAACGGCAGGCCATTAAAGTCAATAGCCTTTTACTGGCGGAGGAGAATAGCCGATTATCAGTCCAAACTCAACAAGAGTGGTGCAAAGAAGAGTAAGAAGCTCAAAAGAATGCACGAGAAGGCTAAACTTCAGGCCAAACACTACATCAACACTGCCGTGAGACAAACCGTCGAGAGACTCTACTGCCTCGGAGTCTCCAGAATTATCGTGGGTTACCCGAAGGGGATAGCCAGAAACTCTGATAATGGTAAAAAGCAGAATTTTCTCCTCTCCCACGTTTGGCGTTTCAATACCGTTATCAAACGGCTTATGGAAGTTGCTGAGGAGTATGGTATTCAGGTTTTGCTTGTTAATGAGGCTTTTACTTCTCAGTTTTGTCCCCTCTGCGGCCAACGCCATCCTAATGGAAGAATCTTTAGGGGTTTGTTTAAGTGCCGTGGAGAGGGCGTTGTCTTGAATGCGGATTTGGTTGGAGCGTTTAATATTTTGAGGAAGGTTGTGAAAACCATAACCCCACGCCTGCCGGGTTTAACGGGGGGTAGGGGTAATTGGGGGAAGACCCTCCCCGAGGGGTTCTCCGAACCCCCTTCAAAGGGGGTGATGAGGATTACCCCTCAAACCTCCTCGCCTTTGGTGTGGGGTTTCCTCGACGGAAACCCCGTCCTTTAA
- a CDS encoding radical SAM protein: protein MVERKKLKIYIPGIKFPSISLTGNYCSLNCAHCGRHYLEGMRKPTRRELVDYCAGLEREGYTGCLLSGGMDSRLKVPIDRYAAEIREIKRRTSLKLNAHVGFIDENDLEWVKYVDVVSLDFVGDDDVIRRVYGIDKTVEDYLRILDLLTGAGVRVAPHITIGLDFGRIDWEYRAIDLLTEYPIDVLVLDVLIPTKGTGMESVPKPSVEESLRVVEYARERFDGEISIGCMRPLGRWRVDFDRGAILAGINRLTNPPRKVIEWAKSVRDVEIIYECCVM from the coding sequence ATGGTAGAAAGAAAAAAGCTCAAGATCTACATTCCAGGCATCAAATTTCCCTCAATCTCGCTCACGGGAAACTACTGCTCGCTGAACTGTGCCCACTGCGGGAGACACTACCTGGAGGGCATGAGAAAGCCCACGAGGAGAGAGCTGGTTGATTACTGCGCCGGGCTCGAGAGGGAGGGCTACACAGGCTGCCTGCTGAGCGGTGGAATGGATTCGAGGCTCAAGGTTCCCATTGACAGGTACGCGGCTGAAATCAGGGAGATAAAGCGAAGAACGAGCCTCAAGCTCAACGCCCACGTGGGATTCATAGACGAAAACGATTTGGAGTGGGTCAAATACGTTGATGTGGTCTCCCTCGACTTCGTGGGCGATGACGACGTGATAAGGCGCGTTTACGGGATAGACAAAACCGTTGAGGACTACCTGAGAATCCTGGACCTGCTCACGGGGGCAGGCGTCAGGGTGGCGCCCCACATAACCATCGGGCTGGATTTCGGCAGAATCGACTGGGAGTACCGGGCGATAGACCTGCTGACGGAGTACCCGATAGACGTCCTCGTGCTGGACGTGCTCATCCCGACCAAGGGGACGGGGATGGAGAGTGTTCCAAAGCCGTCAGTGGAGGAGAGCCTGAGGGTGGTTGAATACGCACGCGAGCGCTTTGACGGGGAGATAAGCATAGGCTGCATGCGTCCGCTGGGCAGGTGGCGGGTTGACTTCGACAGGGGGGCGATTTTAGCCGGCATAAACCGGCTGACGAATCCGCCTAGAAAAGTTATCGAATGGGCAAAAAGTGTGAGGGACGTCGAGATAATCTACGAGTGCTGCGTTATGTGA
- a CDS encoding Lrp/AsnC family transcriptional regulator encodes MVNTLDATDLRLLKELKENARENIASLSKKLGIPRTTVHYRIKKLVEDGVIEKFTVKPDYKKLDLGTTAFILARYEPDSGLSQREVAERIAALEGVYEVHIIAGEWDLLIKVRAPSSEAVGRIVVDRLREIKGVGQTVTMVSFVTVKEEL; translated from the coding sequence ATGGTAAACACTCTTGATGCCACCGATTTAAGGCTGTTGAAGGAACTCAAGGAGAACGCGAGGGAGAACATAGCCTCGCTCAGCAAGAAGCTCGGCATACCCCGAACCACCGTCCACTACCGCATCAAAAAGCTGGTCGAGGACGGCGTCATCGAGAAGTTCACCGTCAAGCCTGACTACAAAAAGCTCGACCTCGGGACCACCGCATTCATCCTCGCCCGCTACGAACCGGACTCCGGCTTAAGCCAGCGCGAGGTGGCGGAGAGGATAGCGGCTCTTGAGGGAGTCTACGAAGTCCACATAATAGCCGGTGAGTGGGACCTGCTCATAAAGGTGCGCGCCCCGAGCTCGGAGGCCGTTGGAAGGATAGTCGTGGACAGGCTCAGGGAGATAAAAGGGGTTGGCCAGACGGTTACGATGGTGTCATTTGTGACCGTCAAGGAGGAGCTTTAG
- a CDS encoding XTP/dITP diphosphatase: MRLAFITSNPGKVEEARKYFEPLGVEVYQLRFEYPEIQADTLEEVAEYGLRWLAGRIDGPFFLDDSGLFIDALKGFPGVYSAYVYRTLGIDGILRLMAGVEDRKAHFRSVIAYWDGEVHLFTGRVDGEITREKRGTGGFGFDPIFMPRGFDRTFAEMTTDEKNSISHRGRALKAFSEWLKENLK, translated from the coding sequence ATGAGGCTGGCTTTTATCACTTCTAACCCCGGAAAGGTTGAGGAGGCGAGGAAGTACTTCGAGCCCCTCGGCGTTGAGGTCTACCAGCTCCGGTTTGAATACCCAGAGATACAGGCGGATACACTCGAGGAGGTGGCGGAGTACGGCCTCCGGTGGCTCGCCGGGAGGATAGACGGCCCGTTCTTCTTAGATGATTCCGGACTGTTCATCGACGCCCTTAAGGGCTTCCCGGGTGTGTACTCGGCCTACGTTTACAGGACCCTGGGAATAGACGGCATCCTCCGGCTTATGGCGGGCGTTGAGGACAGAAAAGCACACTTCAGGAGCGTGATAGCCTACTGGGACGGTGAGGTTCACCTGTTCACGGGCCGTGTCGATGGGGAGATAACCAGGGAGAAGCGCGGGACCGGCGGCTTCGGCTTTGACCCGATATTCATGCCTCGGGGATTCGACAGAACTTTTGCCGAAATGACAACGGATGAGAAGAACAGTATATCACATCGTGGAAGGGCTTTAAAAGCCTTCTCAGAGTGGCTAAAGGAAAACCTTAAATAA
- a CDS encoding adenosine-specific kinase, translated as MVKIEVVDIEKPEGVEAIIGQGNFSIFTVDDLAKTLLTTVPGIKFGIAMNEAKPQLTRFSGNDEELEKLAAKNALKIGAGHVFVVLMRNAFPINVLNAVKNHPAVVMVYGASENPLQVIVAETDLGRSVLGVVDGKAANRIEDEELKRERRELVEKIGYRID; from the coding sequence ATGGTAAAGATAGAGGTCGTTGACATCGAAAAGCCGGAGGGCGTCGAGGCCATAATCGGGCAGGGCAACTTCTCCATATTCACCGTGGATGACCTCGCCAAGACCCTTCTGACGACGGTTCCGGGCATAAAGTTCGGGATTGCAATGAACGAGGCGAAGCCCCAGCTGACGCGCTTCAGCGGCAACGACGAGGAGCTGGAGAAGCTCGCGGCAAAGAACGCCCTCAAGATTGGGGCGGGCCACGTCTTCGTCGTGCTCATGCGCAACGCTTTCCCGATAAACGTTCTCAACGCCGTCAAGAACCACCCCGCGGTGGTTATGGTCTACGGGGCCAGTGAGAACCCACTCCAGGTCATTGTAGCCGAGACGGATCTGGGACGGAGCGTCCTGGGAGTCGTGGACGGCAAGGCCGCCAACAGGATAGAGGACGAGGAGCTCAAGAGGGAGCGCAGGGAGCTCGTGGAGAAGATAGGCTACCGGATCGACTGA
- a CDS encoding Lrp/AsnC family transcriptional regulator produces the protein MTEPVMSELEFLVEILDRYPMESLKKIAKSEGIDYYRLKRLYDKYYGKYLTVSASYNVKKIGLRSFITFLSVPSDKIMEVAYRLMKNPFVSYANPAFGFKNGFSIVFHIPDKQRKLIGEMLSKYSDDYEYYEVRVYPYSGDDNFGDWYLSHDYAVLMDILKWDARTPITEIARRLGKSRPTIRYMINRLQDEGIIRRFVPLVDVNVHDRAVIGLAKDLDETILEKFKEYEITVGVLPGYGYLLEWFFSSKEDMGSKILEFSGYVEKLLIEYIDPIFKELNDNNLRDRYSRMIKEDGSGYRSILEF, from the coding sequence ATGACCGAACCGGTCATGTCCGAGCTGGAGTTCCTGGTTGAAATCCTCGACAGGTACCCCATGGAGAGTCTGAAAAAGATAGCCAAGAGTGAGGGAATAGATTACTACCGGCTCAAGAGGCTCTACGACAAGTATTACGGGAAATACCTGACCGTGAGCGCTTCTTACAACGTGAAAAAGATCGGACTGAGAAGCTTCATAACGTTTCTGAGCGTGCCGTCGGACAAGATAATGGAAGTCGCGTACCGGCTCATGAAAAACCCCTTCGTAAGCTACGCAAATCCAGCCTTCGGATTCAAGAACGGCTTCTCCATCGTGTTCCACATTCCCGACAAGCAGAGGAAGCTCATTGGGGAGATGCTCTCAAAGTACTCGGACGATTACGAGTACTACGAGGTGAGGGTGTATCCCTACAGCGGCGACGACAACTTTGGGGACTGGTACCTAAGCCACGATTACGCGGTTCTTATGGACATCCTCAAGTGGGACGCCCGAACCCCCATAACAGAGATAGCCCGAAGGCTGGGGAAGAGCCGTCCGACAATCAGGTATATGATAAACAGGCTCCAGGACGAAGGGATCATCAGGCGGTTCGTCCCCCTGGTAGACGTGAACGTTCACGACAGGGCCGTTATAGGGCTGGCGAAGGACCTCGATGAAACCATCCTTGAGAAGTTCAAGGAGTACGAGATAACGGTCGGAGTCCTGCCCGGCTACGGATACCTGCTTGAATGGTTCTTCTCATCAAAGGAAGACATGGGAAGCAAGATACTGGAGTTCAGCGGCTACGTGGAGAAGCTCCTCATCGAGTACATCGACCCCATTTTCAAGGAACTCAACGACAACAACCTGAGGGACAGGTATTCAAGAATGATTAAAGAAGACGGGAGCGGATACCGCTCCATCCTGGAATTCTGA
- a CDS encoding SPASM domain-containing protein — MEKVAYDTAHSFGIDLPPRVTSVAKPPWSNRRHNGGLERLILQLGAGRGRFSELTGIPRSIGCIGNNSFILRRDPLSVERIRELIREFLEAGGSELWLTNYDSIGHLLSTAAYAVEIGVPEVYAVVLLDDLDEVKPVDGVRFIAELEYSPENIRRLEALDWLHGALVIIKGSDLDELRGLRTTFPGEIYIDVLYPGSARKLDFNVIELRRILNPTTERYHDCLAGTLAITADGYALPCPLLRNNVVADAKEVGIKKMLRRRFLKEFWRMTKDKIEACSTCPFKYICHDCRALEYQATGEIDGIEYCQIVL; from the coding sequence ATGGAGAAGGTGGCTTATGATACCGCTCATTCCTTTGGTATAGACCTCCCCCCCAGGGTAACGTCGGTGGCAAAGCCCCCCTGGAGCAACAGGCGCCACAACGGCGGACTCGAGAGGCTCATACTCCAGCTTGGTGCGGGTAGGGGTAGGTTCTCCGAACTGACCGGGATTCCTCGCTCGATTGGGTGCATTGGGAACAACTCTTTTATCCTCCGCCGAGATCCCCTGAGCGTTGAGCGCATTAGGGAGCTTATCAGGGAGTTTCTGGAGGCTGGTGGAAGTGAACTCTGGCTAACCAACTACGACAGCATCGGGCACCTCCTTTCAACGGCCGCGTACGCCGTGGAGATAGGTGTTCCTGAGGTCTACGCTGTGGTTCTTCTCGATGACCTGGACGAGGTAAAGCCTGTAGACGGCGTCCGTTTCATCGCTGAGCTCGAGTACTCCCCGGAGAACATCCGGCGGCTTGAGGCTCTGGACTGGCTTCACGGTGCCCTGGTGATAATCAAAGGTTCCGACCTGGACGAGCTTAGGGGCCTCAGGACTACCTTCCCGGGGGAGATTTACATAGACGTTCTTTATCCCGGCTCCGCGAGGAAGCTCGACTTCAACGTCATTGAGCTGAGGCGCATACTCAACCCGACCACCGAGAGATACCACGACTGCCTGGCGGGGACCCTTGCTATAACGGCCGACGGCTACGCCCTTCCCTGCCCACTACTCAGGAATAACGTGGTGGCGGATGCCAAGGAGGTTGGGATTAAGAAGATGCTCCGGAGGAGGTTCCTCAAGGAGTTCTGGAGGATGACAAAAGATAAGATCGAGGCCTGCAGTACGTGCCCGTTCAAATACATCTGCCACGACTGCAGGGCCCTCGAGTATCAGGCCACTGGCGAGATAGACGGCATAGAGTACTGCCAGATAGTCCTCTGA
- a CDS encoding molybdenum cofactor biosynthesis protein MoaE yields MKVRLTKEPFDLNEALGYLLVPEAGGYVFFLGKVRNENHGRRVRKLVYEAYPEMAEAEMERIRKEALERFPILDMLIWHRYGELEVGQDTILIIASGRHRKEAFEACEWAIDEVKKRVPVWKREVTDEGEFWIEGDRTVPLKRS; encoded by the coding sequence ATGAAGGTGAGGCTCACGAAGGAACCCTTCGACCTGAATGAGGCACTGGGATACCTGCTCGTTCCCGAGGCAGGTGGCTACGTGTTTTTCCTGGGCAAGGTGCGGAATGAAAACCACGGGAGACGCGTCAGGAAGCTTGTATACGAGGCCTATCCGGAGATGGCGGAGGCGGAGATGGAGCGGATAAGAAAGGAGGCCCTTGAGAGGTTCCCCATCCTTGACATGCTCATATGGCACCGCTACGGGGAGCTGGAGGTCGGTCAGGATACGATACTCATCATAGCCAGCGGGAGACACAGGAAAGAGGCATTTGAAGCGTGTGAATGGGCCATAGACGAGGTGAAGAAACGCGTGCCCGTGTGGAAGAGGGAGGTGACCGACGAGGGCGAGTTCTGGATAGAGGGGGACAGGACGGTTCCCCTGAAGCGATCGTGA
- a CDS encoding ThiF family adenylyltransferase yields MLSGKEIERYDRQIMIFGREGQEKLKGSKVAVVGVGGLGSPVAYYLAAAGIGRLLLIDEQEPELSNLNRQILHWEEDLGKNLKPLSARWKLERFNSDIEIETFVGRLSEENIDGVLEGVDVIVDCLDNFETRFLLDDYAQRNRVPLVHGAVEGTFGQVTTVVPGVTKSLREIFPKVGKKKEKFPILGATAGVVGSIQAMEVVKLLTGIGEPLLNKLLIVDLAFNTFDVVELR; encoded by the coding sequence ATGCTGAGCGGAAAGGAGATCGAGCGCTACGACAGGCAGATAATGATCTTCGGGCGGGAAGGTCAGGAAAAGCTGAAGGGTTCGAAGGTGGCCGTCGTCGGTGTCGGCGGCCTCGGAAGCCCCGTCGCCTACTACCTCGCCGCCGCGGGGATAGGGAGACTCCTCCTCATAGACGAGCAGGAGCCCGAACTCAGCAACCTCAACAGGCAGATACTCCACTGGGAGGAGGATTTAGGGAAGAACCTGAAACCACTATCCGCCAGGTGGAAGCTGGAGCGCTTCAACTCCGACATTGAAATCGAGACATTCGTCGGCAGGCTGAGCGAGGAGAACATCGATGGGGTTCTTGAGGGCGTGGATGTGATAGTTGACTGCCTCGACAACTTTGAGACGCGCTTCCTGCTCGACGACTACGCCCAGCGGAATCGCGTGCCCCTCGTTCACGGTGCCGTGGAAGGTACCTTCGGCCAGGTCACGACAGTGGTGCCTGGCGTCACCAAGAGCCTGCGCGAAATCTTTCCGAAGGTGGGGAAAAAGAAGGAGAAATTCCCCATCCTCGGTGCAACGGCCGGAGTCGTCGGCTCGATTCAGGCGATGGAGGTCGTGAAGCTCCTCACAGGCATCGGTGAGCCCCTGCTGAACAAACTTCTCATAGTTGATCTTGCCTTCAACACCTTCGACGTCGTTGAGCTCAGGTAG
- a CDS encoding ubiquitin-like small modifier protein 1 has translation MRVTVRYFARYRSLVGKGEEELEVPEGITVLELIELLKERHPVLRNEVFAEEDDLADVNVSRNGRYVRFDEVLRDGDIVALFPPVSGG, from the coding sequence ATGAGGGTCACGGTCAGGTATTTTGCCCGCTACCGCTCCCTCGTCGGGAAGGGCGAGGAGGAGCTTGAGGTTCCAGAGGGGATAACGGTTCTCGAACTCATCGAACTGCTGAAGGAGAGGCATCCTGTTCTCAGGAACGAGGTCTTCGCGGAGGAGGACGACCTCGCCGACGTCAACGTCTCCCGCAACGGCCGCTACGTCCGCTTCGACGAGGTGTTGAGGGACGGCGACATCGTGGCGCTATTCCCCCCCGTGAGCGGTGGATGA
- a CDS encoding CDP-2,3-bis-(O-geranylgeranyl)-sn-glycerol synthase: protein MGFVSSLLWAFWYILPAYVANASPVLVGGGRPIDGGRHWRDGRRVFGDGKTWRGLIGGVSAGTLMGLIQYFITPGFYGALKTALMLAFLLSFGALLGDLVGSFFKRRANLPRGAPAIGLDQLGFLIAALALAYPVKTLDSGQIIFLLVVSPFVHWGANYFAYRMGWKSVPW from the coding sequence ATGGGGTTCGTTTCATCTCTCCTCTGGGCGTTCTGGTACATACTACCTGCCTACGTTGCCAACGCCTCCCCCGTGCTCGTTGGAGGAGGGCGGCCCATAGACGGCGGCAGACACTGGAGGGACGGCCGAAGGGTGTTCGGGGATGGAAAGACCTGGCGCGGCCTCATCGGTGGGGTTTCTGCCGGAACCCTCATGGGACTCATTCAGTACTTCATCACTCCGGGCTTCTACGGGGCCCTTAAAACCGCCCTCATGCTCGCTTTTCTGCTTTCGTTCGGTGCCCTTCTCGGTGACCTCGTGGGGAGCTTCTTCAAGAGGCGCGCGAACCTCCCCCGCGGCGCCCCGGCCATAGGCCTCGACCAGCTCGGCTTTCTCATAGCGGCCCTGGCCCTCGCGTATCCCGTTAAAACCCTCGACTCGGGCCAGATAATCTTCCTCCTGGTCGTCTCGCCCTTCGTCCACTGGGGGGCCAACTACTTCGCCTATAGGATGGGCTGGAAGAGCGTGCCGTGGTAG
- a CDS encoding GbsR/MarR family transcriptional regulator, translated as MGIEEAKRIVMEHFAGAARRFGFNELYGYIYGVLFLASEPMSLGEIAETTGYSLSHVSTALKFMERIGLVVRIKKPGDKKAYYRATKLLKDWRQAAYYMKIMEDIQQTRANLERALLELEGEEGEEAESIRESIALAMEGNALAGRILKFLIEHEDGEVLERLINCLESGEKR; from the coding sequence ATGGGTATTGAGGAGGCCAAGAGAATAGTCATGGAGCACTTTGCCGGGGCCGCGAGACGCTTCGGCTTCAACGAGCTTTACGGGTACATATACGGGGTTCTCTTCCTTGCGAGCGAGCCGATGAGCCTGGGTGAGATTGCGGAGACCACTGGATACTCGCTCTCCCACGTGAGCACCGCCCTCAAGTTTATGGAGCGCATAGGGCTCGTGGTGAGGATAAAGAAGCCCGGCGACAAGAAGGCCTACTACAGGGCCACCAAGCTCCTGAAGGACTGGCGTCAGGCCGCCTACTACATGAAGATAATGGAGGACATACAGCAGACGAGGGCCAACCTCGAGAGGGCTTTGCTAGAACTCGAGGGCGAAGAAGGAGAGGAGGCTGAGTCAATACGCGAAAGCATCGCACTTGCAATGGAGGGAAACGCACTCGCCGGTAGGATTCTGAAGTTCCTAATAGAACATGAGGATGGGGAGGTCCTTGAGAGGCTTATCAACTGCCTCGAATCGGGTGAAAAGCGGTAG
- a CDS encoding hydrophobe/amphiphile efflux-3 (HAE3) family transporter has product MDVLRGAARVIVRYRVAFALIALFLLVVSIYGMSQLRFESDLSSMLPEGNPAIDDYNALQNEFQSGDSTIIVVKIDSIEPGGVYDIRDPQVIEAVYELEQRLREREYVTDTISIADVYMQVLGRLPRTEEEARFVLDMLPPERRYSLVSRDYTMTMILVTISREKKTETLVRVYEGIQEDMESVKFPKNVEIIQTGNIGITYRILQLLQSDLNKTMAISFVLVIALLLYFYRSPVKAAIPLIPLVFGVAMTLGFMGLAGIPLDLATTTIGAMLIGMGIDYGIHVTNRYYEERRNGRDIEEAAAEAVAETGKALLGAALTTIAGFAAMYLSTLPMLHNLATTLILGLSLAALNAVVITPAVIILEEDVMKKLRGHYVPPEVRSSSGFIGSAFHSLGKAIKARPHAFLGAVFLVTLIFAYGVTQVTTEVRLEKFIPPGMPEIEAITDVRTEFGGQDELYVLVRADDVRNPAIVRAMYRFENQVKADSYYNGVFSSESLADVVYRQYGYIPNDDEKIKAALASYQGSGLVSSDYSMAIIKFTGDFGGASMDEFRRIMRYFEDETALAQGTEFPPGVRLALTGDLYLNYVLDQLTSVEINRISTYGTIFVVLIVMLLFRRIRVALAMITPMFLGALWTVGFMGLAGIPFTQSLAGVISMIVGLGVDYGMHLTHRFLEEMNEGSTRPIVTAVGSVGPGILAGALTTAGGFLALLAGELPTIHDFGVTLAFGIFASMMAAYLVTPALLQVFYGRNIGGDRG; this is encoded by the coding sequence ATGGACGTGCTCAGGGGAGCGGCGAGGGTTATAGTCAGGTACAGGGTTGCCTTCGCGCTGATAGCACTGTTTCTGCTAGTCGTCTCCATCTATGGAATGAGCCAGCTTCGCTTTGAGAGCGACCTCAGCTCAATGCTCCCCGAGGGCAACCCGGCCATAGACGACTACAACGCCCTGCAGAACGAGTTCCAGAGCGGCGACAGCACGATAATCGTGGTGAAGATAGACTCAATCGAACCGGGCGGCGTTTACGACATCCGCGACCCGCAGGTTATAGAGGCAGTTTACGAGCTGGAGCAGCGGCTCAGGGAAAGGGAGTACGTAACGGATACGATCAGCATAGCCGACGTGTACATGCAGGTCCTCGGCAGGCTTCCCAGGACGGAAGAGGAGGCCAGGTTCGTCCTCGACATGCTCCCACCCGAGCGGAGGTACTCCCTGGTCAGCAGGGACTACACGATGACGATGATACTCGTCACGATAAGCAGGGAGAAGAAAACGGAGACGCTCGTGAGGGTGTACGAGGGAATCCAGGAGGACATGGAGAGCGTCAAGTTTCCAAAGAACGTCGAGATAATCCAGACCGGGAACATAGGCATAACATACCGCATCCTCCAGCTCCTCCAGAGCGACCTCAACAAGACCATGGCCATATCCTTCGTCCTCGTCATCGCACTCCTGCTCTACTTCTACCGCTCCCCGGTAAAAGCCGCCATCCCCCTCATTCCCCTCGTCTTCGGGGTGGCCATGACGCTTGGATTCATGGGGCTGGCGGGCATTCCCCTAGACCTGGCGACGACCACGATAGGCGCGATGCTCATCGGTATGGGAATAGACTACGGCATCCACGTCACGAACCGCTACTACGAGGAGAGGCGCAACGGCAGGGACATCGAAGAGGCCGCGGCGGAGGCGGTCGCCGAAACGGGGAAAGCACTCCTCGGCGCGGCGCTTACGACAATAGCGGGCTTCGCGGCCATGTACCTCTCCACCCTCCCCATGCTCCACAACCTCGCAACCACACTCATCCTCGGTCTGAGCCTGGCTGCCCTCAACGCCGTTGTGATAACCCCCGCGGTCATAATTCTGGAGGAGGACGTTATGAAGAAGCTGAGGGGACACTACGTTCCCCCAGAAGTACGCTCGAGCTCGGGATTTATAGGAAGCGCCTTCCACTCCCTTGGGAAGGCGATAAAGGCAAGGCCCCACGCGTTTCTCGGGGCGGTTTTTCTGGTCACCCTAATCTTCGCCTACGGTGTGACCCAGGTTACAACCGAGGTGAGGCTGGAAAAGTTCATCCCCCCAGGAATGCCCGAGATAGAGGCAATCACGGACGTGAGAACCGAGTTTGGAGGCCAGGACGAGCTGTACGTGCTGGTGAGGGCGGACGACGTTAGGAACCCCGCCATCGTGAGGGCCATGTACCGCTTCGAGAATCAGGTGAAGGCGGACTCCTACTACAACGGGGTTTTCAGCTCCGAAAGCCTGGCCGACGTCGTTTACAGGCAGTACGGCTACATTCCAAACGACGATGAAAAGATAAAGGCGGCATTGGCCTCATACCAGGGATCCGGCCTGGTCTCATCGGATTACTCAATGGCAATAATCAAGTTCACGGGGGACTTCGGCGGTGCGAGTATGGACGAGTTCAGGAGGATAATGCGCTATTTCGAGGATGAGACCGCGCTGGCCCAGGGGACGGAGTTTCCGCCCGGGGTGAGGCTGGCCCTGACAGGCGATCTGTACCTGAACTACGTCCTCGACCAGCTCACCAGCGTTGAGATAAATCGCATCTCCACCTACGGAACGATCTTCGTTGTCCTCATCGTCATGCTCCTCTTCAGAAGAATCCGGGTGGCCTTGGCAATGATAACCCCCATGTTCCTCGGGGCGCTCTGGACCGTGGGCTTCATGGGGCTCGCGGGCATTCCATTCACCCAGAGCCTCGCGGGGGTTATATCCATGATAGTCGGCCTGGGCGTCGATTACGGCATGCACCTCACCCACCGCTTCCTGGAGGAGATGAACGAGGGCAGCACGCGGCCGATAGTCACGGCCGTAGGAAGCGTTGGGCCGGGCATACTCGCCGGCGCGCTGACGACCGCGGGAGGATTTCTGGCGCTCCTCGCGGGCGAGCTTCCAACGATACACGACTTCGGGGTAACCCTTGCCTTTGGAATATTCGCCTCGATGATGGCCGCGTACCTCGTCACGCCCGCGCTGCTGCAGGTCTTCTACGGACGGAATATCGGAGGTGATAGGGGATGA